Within the Solwaraspora sp. WMMA2056 genome, the region CGAACTGATTCCGCCGCACGGCTACGATCTGCGGCTGATCCCCGCACATCAGCTGCCCCGGTCGGTCAACATGAACCTCGTGCGTACTCCGGACCGGATGTTCAAGGCCGCCCGCGCCGCCGGCAAGGTGATCGACGAGGTGCAGGCCGACGTCGTCGTCGGGTTCGGCGGCTACGTCTCGGTGCCCGCGTACCTGGCGGCCTGGCGGCGTGAGCTGCCGATCGTGGTGCACGAGGTGAACGTGCCACCGGGGGTGGCCAATCGGATGGGGATGCGGTTCACCAAGCACGTCGCGGTCGGGTTCCCGCACCAGCCGGTGCAGGCCGAGTCGCTGCGTCAGGCGCGGGTCGTCGGTGTGCCGCTGCGCCGGGGCATCGCCGGACTCGACCGGGCCGCCGCCCGGGCCGCCGCCCGCGCCCACTTCGGGCTGCGCCCCGACCTGCCGACCATTTTCGTCTCCGGCGGCTCGCAGGGGGCCCGGTCGATCAACCTGGCCGTCTCCGGCGCCGCCAAGGAGCTGGCCCGCGCGGGTGTGCAGGTGCTGCACGCGATCGGCGCGCGCAACGAGCCGATCTCCGTACCCAGCGATCTTCCGGCGCCGTACGTGACGTTGCCGTACCTGTCGGAGATGGAGCTGGGGTATGCCGCCGCCGACCTGATGGTGTGCCGGGGCGGGGCGATGACCTGCGCGGAGGTG harbors:
- the murG gene encoding undecaprenyldiphospho-muramoylpentapeptide beta-N-acetylglucosaminyltransferase, encoding MGPLRSVVLAGGGTGGHIYPLLAFADCLRRHDPSVRITCLGTPKGLENELIPPHGYDLRLIPAHQLPRSVNMNLVRTPDRMFKAARAAGKVIDEVQADVVVGFGGYVSVPAYLAAWRRELPIVVHEVNVPPGVANRMGMRFTKHVAVGFPHQPVQAESLRQARVVGVPLRRGIAGLDRAAARAAARAHFGLRPDLPTIFVSGGSQGARSINLAVSGAAKELARAGVQVLHAIGARNEPISVPSDLPAPYVTLPYLSEMELGYAAADLMVCRGGAMTCAEVAAIGLPAVYVPYPHSNQEQKRNALPVVEAGGGLLVDDAELTPAWIEQVVVPLARDPQRLAAMGAAAAAYGRRDGDEALLDFVYEAVSR